Part of the Zhongshania aliphaticivorans genome, TAGTGTTATTGATTTTTGCTCGCACAATAAGATAAGGCGAATCTTCTTCGGCTGGCAACATGTGAGAAATACGCGAATCGATACGCTTTTCACCTGCCGTTACATGAATGGGTTGGCCAATGTTAATCGATTGTTGTTGTGTCGAAAAAATACGTAAATCTGCCCACAATGATTCAAAACTTGCTATCGAAAACAGCACTTGCTCCTGTGTCATTTCCCCTTTGTTGGCATGACGTTGAATAATTGTGCCGCCAATCGGTGCACGAACATCGTAGCGCTTTAAACTCTCATTGGATTCAATGACGGCAAGCAGATCGCCTTCCTTAACTTGATCGCCAATATTGAACGCCACAGACCGAACAATACCCGGAAATCGTGCACGAACATGACTGGTGCTCTCTGGCGCCGTCGTCAAACGCCCATAGGTTGTGAATGTTTGGTGGAGTGTTTGCGATCCAGTTTGCGCGATTTCAATACCCACCTTTTGAGCCATGGCGTCATTAATTTCAGTCGAGTTTTCCTCGCCGTGTCCGTGCTCATCCTCTTCTCCATCGTCATGATGTGAGCCTTCATCGTGATCATGCTCTTTCTCT contains:
- a CDS encoding efflux RND transporter periplasmic adaptor subunit, which encodes MKQTFALFFIIFCTSLTAAVQASEEHDHKHSKDSAHEEAHDQKHSNKENHDDDEHGHDAEKEHDHDEGSHHDDGEEDEHGHGEENSTEINDAMAQKVGIEIAQTGSQTLHQTFTTYGRLTTAPESTSHVRARFPGIVRSVAFNIGDQVKEGDLLAVIESNESLKRYDVRAPIGGTIIQRHANKGEMTQEQVLFSIASFESLWADLRIFSTQQQSINIGQPIHVTAGEKRIDSRISHMLPAEEDSPYLIVRAKINNTKNNWFPGLMVEGKIVINEFEAPIAVKNSALQTMGGRTGIFVKEHDDYRFTPLVLGRSDDEFTEVLSGIQGSTQYVIANSYLIKADIEKSEAEHEH